A single genomic interval of Ruminococcus sp. NK3A76 harbors:
- a CDS encoding AMP-binding protein, with protein MRLVDFYKQFVEEGFDENGVINKFELRLPDNFNFGYDVIDKLAELFPDKVALYWVSENGKERKFTYADISRYSNKTANMLIAHGVKKGDAVMAVLKRHYEFWFLAYALDKIGALLIPATSQLMKNDYVYRFKAADVKYIFATHEDNVTLHIDRALEEYDGMKECFVTKCERDGWTDFDAEIEKYPDTLERIETTVDEPMLAYFSSGTTGYPKMVLHDHALAAGHIITAKHWHHLDDTSVHLTVSESGWAKCAWGKMYGQLAVGATVFVYDFDRFDPDKMLSVLEKYNITSFCAPPTMYRFFIKAGLEKYDLSSLKYSTIAGEALNPEVFNRWKEYTGLELMEGFGQTEMCVAIANFYGMKPKAGSMGKPSPMYDLDLVDKQGNTVKTGETGEIVIHAERGKKQGLFKEYYRNPELTEKAWHDGVYHTGDTAYRDEDGYFWYVGRTDDLIKASGYRIGPFEIESILMEHPSVLECAVTAADDAIRGKVVKATIVLTKEYKDKGDEKLVKELQNYVKTSTAPYKYPRIVEFVEELPKTISGKIRRVEIRENDAKKAANA; from the coding sequence ATGCGATTAGTTGATTTTTATAAACAGTTCGTTGAGGAAGGCTTTGACGAGAACGGCGTTATCAATAAGTTCGAGCTGCGGCTGCCTGATAACTTCAACTTCGGGTATGACGTTATAGACAAGCTGGCAGAGCTGTTCCCGGACAAGGTGGCGCTCTACTGGGTGAGCGAGAACGGCAAGGAGCGCAAGTTCACATACGCTGACATCTCACGCTATTCAAACAAGACAGCCAATATGCTCATAGCTCACGGCGTTAAGAAGGGCGATGCCGTTATGGCAGTGTTAAAGCGCCACTATGAGTTCTGGTTCTTGGCATATGCTCTTGACAAGATAGGTGCGCTGCTTATCCCTGCAACGAGCCAGCTTATGAAGAATGACTACGTTTACCGCTTCAAGGCAGCAGACGTAAAGTATATATTTGCAACTCACGAGGACAACGTAACGCTGCACATTGACCGTGCGCTTGAAGAATATGACGGCATGAAGGAATGCTTTGTCACAAAGTGCGAGCGTGACGGCTGGACTGATTTTGATGCTGAGATAGAGAAATACCCCGACACATTAGAGCGCATAGAGACAACCGTCGATGAACCGATGCTTGCATACTTCTCATCAGGCACCACAGGATATCCGAAAATGGTGCTGCACGACCATGCGCTTGCAGCAGGGCATATAATCACAGCAAAGCACTGGCACCACCTTGATGATACTTCCGTTCACCTGACAGTTTCCGAGTCGGGCTGGGCTAAGTGTGCGTGGGGCAAGATGTACGGCCAGCTCGCAGTCGGTGCGACTGTGTTCGTGTATGACTTTGACCGCTTTGACCCTGACAAGATGCTCTCGGTGCTTGAAAAATACAACATCACATCATTCTGCGCACCGCCTACCATGTACCGCTTCTTTATCAAGGCAGGCTTGGAGAAATACGACCTCTCATCGCTCAAATATTCAACTATCGCAGGTGAAGCGTTAAACCCCGAGGTGTTCAACCGCTGGAAGGAATACACAGGCTTAGAGCTCATGGAGGGCTTCGGGCAGACTGAGATGTGCGTAGCTATTGCGAACTTCTACGGCATGAAGCCCAAGGCAGGCTCAATGGGCAAGCCCTCGCCGATGTACGACCTTGACCTTGTTGACAAGCAGGGCAACACAGTTAAGACAGGCGAGACAGGCGAGATAGTCATTCACGCCGAGAGGGGCAAGAAGCAGGGGCTTTTCAAGGAATACTACCGCAACCCCGAGCTTACCGAAAAGGCATGGCACGACGGTGTTTACCACACAGGCGACACCGCTTACCGTGACGAGGACGGGTATTTTTGGTATGTCGGCAGAACAGACGACCTGATAAAGGCTTCCGGCTACCGCATAGGGCCTTTTGAGATAGAGAGCATACTCATGGAGCACCCTTCGGTGCTTGAATGTGCCGTGACTGCGGCTGACGATGCTATAAGAGGCAAGGTGGTAAAGGCAACTATCGTGCTCACCAAGGAATACAAGGACAAGGGCGATGAAAAGCTTGTCAAGGAGCTGCAAAACTACGTCAAGACCTCCACAGCGCCCTACAAATATCCCCGCATAGTGGAGTTTGTGGAAGAGCTGCCCAAGACGATAAGCGGCAAGATAAGGCGTGTAGAGATAAGAGAAAACGATGCTAAAAAGGCCGCAAACGCCTGA
- a CDS encoding sigma-70 family RNA polymerase sigma factor: protein MTDKRIAALMLTCPETGLQEAVLQYSAYVLKICRTKLSGICSEEDIEEAVSDVFFKFYTYCKSSSRKLKTARGLISVIAARHCNDMLRKKYRSSDTVSLEELDKEISDPGGFGEGDYDLACALHRLGSKDEEIFLRKYFYGQKSSEIAYDMGLKTNTVDKRISRGLEKLRTFLKEDD from the coding sequence ATGACTGATAAAAGAATAGCTGCGCTCATGCTGACTTGTCCCGAAACAGGGCTGCAGGAGGCTGTGCTGCAATACAGCGCTTATGTGCTGAAGATCTGCCGCACAAAGCTGTCCGGCATATGCTCTGAGGAGGATATTGAGGAGGCAGTGAGCGATGTGTTCTTTAAATTCTATACATACTGCAAAAGCAGCAGCCGGAAGCTAAAAACTGCAAGAGGCCTTATCTCTGTGATAGCTGCAAGGCACTGTAACGATATGCTGAGAAAAAAATACCGCAGCAGCGATACAGTGAGCCTTGAAGAGCTTGATAAAGAGATATCAGACCCCGGCGGATTCGGCGAAGGCGACTATGACCTTGCGTGTGCTCTCCACAGGCTCGGCAGCAAGGACGAGGAGATATTTCTGCGCAAGTATTTCTACGGCCAGAAAAGCAGCGAGATAGCCTATGACATGGGGCTTAAGACAAACACAGTTGACAAGCGCATCTCGAGAGGGCTTGAAAAGCTGAGAACGTTTTTAAAGGAGGATGACTGA
- a CDS encoding acyl-CoA thioesterase: MSDNRPLKKATDSVTEITKLLQYRDINGQNRLFGGRLMEWIDEAAGVAAMRHAGGNCVTLMVDSLKFKKGAVLNDIVVLIAKVTYVGNTSMEVRVDSYSEEKATGVRTAINHAYLTLVHVDEDGVPQPIKYGLKCETINEQIEWEGAVKRKEIRKHRNSEGF, translated from the coding sequence ATGAGTGATAACAGACCATTAAAAAAAGCGACTGATTCGGTAACCGAGATAACAAAGCTGCTGCAATACCGTGACATCAACGGGCAGAACCGTCTTTTCGGCGGCAGGCTCATGGAATGGATAGACGAAGCAGCAGGCGTTGCAGCTATGCGCCACGCAGGCGGCAACTGTGTAACGCTCATGGTGGACAGCCTGAAATTCAAAAAGGGCGCTGTGCTCAACGACATAGTCGTGCTCATAGCAAAGGTGACGTATGTTGGCAATACCTCTATGGAGGTGCGTGTGGATTCCTATTCCGAGGAGAAGGCGACCGGCGTGCGCACAGCGATAAACCATGCCTACCTTACCCTTGTACACGTTGACGAAGACGGCGTGCCGCAGCCCATTAAATACGGCCTTAAATGTGAGACGATAAACGAGCAGATAGAATGGGAAGGTGCTGTCAAGCGCAAGGAGATCAGAAAGCACAGAAACAGCGAGGGATTCTGA
- a CDS encoding DUF6290 family protein, translating to MLLKLDVTDEQMALVNQYAAKHSLTPEEAFKAALFERIEDEQDLKAYNDAMAEYRKDPVSRSFKELADELGLE from the coding sequence ATGTTATTAAAGCTCGATGTGACAGATGAACAAATGGCGTTAGTCAATCAATACGCTGCAAAGCATAGTCTGACCCCTGAAGAAGCGTTTAAGGCTGCACTTTTTGAAAGAATTGAAGATGAGCAGGATTTAAAAGCATATAATGATGCAATGGCAGAATATAGAAAAGATCCTGTTTCACGCAGTTTTAAAGAATTAGCAGATGAGCTGGGGCTTGAATAA
- the pheS gene encoding phenylalanine--tRNA ligase subunit alpha produces the protein MKEQLLKLNEQAKEQLAKAFDAKALEEMRVKFLGKKGEITAILKQMGGLSAEERPVMGQLANKVRAEIENAITEKQNAIKRELAQKKLIEETIDVTMPGKKIKTGHAHPLDATLEEVEQVFLGMGFDIVEGPEVETDHYCFEALNMPKTHPARDTQDTFYINENVVLRTQTSSVQIRTMEQRKPPIRIISPGRVYRSDTVDATHSPLFHQIEGLVIDKGVTMADLKGTLELLMKRLYGEETKVRFRPHHFPYTEPSAEVDLMCFNCHGAGCPMCKQEGWIELLGAGMVHPKVLEGCGIDPEEYSGFAFGIGLERIAMGRYKVNDMRLLYENDVRFLSQF, from the coding sequence ATGAAAGAACAGCTGTTAAAGCTCAATGAGCAGGCTAAAGAACAGCTTGCAAAGGCATTTGATGCCAAGGCTCTTGAGGAGATGAGAGTCAAGTTCCTGGGCAAGAAGGGCGAGATAACTGCTATTTTAAAGCAGATGGGCGGCCTTTCTGCGGAGGAAAGACCTGTTATGGGTCAGCTTGCAAACAAGGTGAGAGCAGAGATCGAGAACGCAATTACAGAGAAGCAGAACGCTATAAAGCGTGAGCTTGCTCAGAAAAAGCTGATCGAGGAAACGATTGATGTGACCATGCCCGGCAAGAAGATAAAGACCGGCCACGCTCACCCACTCGATGCAACACTCGAGGAGGTAGAGCAGGTGTTCTTAGGCATGGGCTTTGATATAGTTGAAGGCCCCGAGGTCGAGACAGACCATTACTGCTTTGAGGCGCTCAATATGCCCAAGACCCACCCTGCAAGAGATACACAGGATACTTTCTATATAAACGAGAACGTCGTGCTCAGAACGCAGACATCGTCTGTTCAGATAAGAACTATGGAGCAGCGCAAGCCCCCGATAAGGATAATCTCTCCCGGACGTGTTTACCGCTCTGATACGGTAGATGCTACACATTCACCCCTTTTCCACCAGATAGAGGGTCTTGTAATAGACAAGGGCGTGACTATGGCAGACCTTAAGGGTACTCTCGAGCTTCTGATGAAGCGCCTTTACGGCGAGGAGACAAAGGTCAGGTTCCGTCCTCACCACTTCCCCTACACAGAGCCGTCTGCTGAGGTAGACCTTATGTGCTTTAACTGCCACGGCGCAGGCTGCCCTATGTGCAAGCAGGAGGGCTGGATAGAGCTTTTGGGCGCCGGCATGGTACACCCCAAGGTGCTGGAAGGCTGCGGCATAGACCCCGAGGAGTATTCGGGATTTGCATTCGGTATCGGTCTTGAGCGTATAGCAATGGGCAGATACAAGGTAAACGATATGCGTCTGCTCTACGAGAACGATGTGAGATTCCTCTCGCAGTTTTAA
- the pheT gene encoding phenylalanine--tRNA ligase subunit beta: protein MDLSLRWLKDYVDIDVPIKELVSGLTISGSKVECFEEEGNYLSNVVVGQVLEIERHPDSDHMFITQIDVGEGEPVQIVTGAQNVKKGDFVPVAKHKSTVLHEGKQVKITKGKLRGVASNGMLCSVAELGLTVNDFPYAIDDGIFILGDDVDKTIGKDIREAIGFDDTKIEFEITSNRPDCLSVTGLARETAATFGLPLKLKKPEYKGIDGKTSDYVDIKIENTKLCPRYMGGIVKNVKIEPSPRWLRERLRACGVRPINNLVDITNFVMLEYGSPMHAFDIRYIEGGKIRIRNAQAGEKITTLDGVERELSPEMLVIADEKKPVAVAGVMGGEYSGIMEDTNTVVFESANFDGASVRTTAKKLGMRTDASARYEKGLDAENTYHALMRAFELVEQLGAGEVVREYTDEDYSDKTPKSVEFDSAWINGFLGTDIPEEDMIKYLASLELEVRDGRVYAPYFRIDIGCKADIAEEVARLYGYNRIPSTIIRGVAQAQLTPKQVFERKVRRTMLALGASECETFSFISPKYFDKIALPADSSLRKTVVISNPLGEDTSVMRTSIVPSMCEVLVRNINYRNKAATLFELGNEYIPCDDEVLPKEPVRLCIGMYDSEDPMKFYELKGMITELLDKAGLEGYEITRPDDNCVFGEKASFHPGRVAVIKTAEGREIGIFGELSPDVSENYKVKERLYIAKICIPELMEGCVPVKTYKPLPKFPASVRDLSVVCGKDTPVADIEKAIRKAAGSILESVTLFDVYTGSQIDNGKKSVSYSVTMRSHDGTLTDEQTDKAMDKVFKALAENGWALRE from the coding sequence ATGGATCTTTCATTAAGATGGCTCAAGGATTATGTAGATATAGATGTTCCTATCAAGGAGCTCGTTTCAGGGCTCACTATCTCCGGCTCAAAGGTCGAGTGCTTTGAGGAGGAGGGCAACTACCTCTCGAATGTCGTAGTAGGTCAGGTGCTTGAAATAGAGCGCCACCCCGACTCTGACCATATGTTCATCACTCAGATCGACGTAGGTGAGGGCGAGCCTGTGCAGATAGTCACAGGTGCTCAGAACGTCAAGAAGGGCGACTTCGTGCCTGTTGCAAAGCACAAGTCAACAGTTCTTCACGAGGGCAAGCAGGTCAAGATAACAAAGGGCAAGCTCAGAGGCGTTGCATCAAACGGTATGCTCTGCTCTGTTGCCGAGCTGGGTCTGACTGTTAACGACTTCCCCTATGCGATAGATGACGGCATATTCATCTTAGGCGATGATGTTGACAAGACTATCGGCAAGGATATAAGAGAAGCTATCGGCTTTGACGATACTAAGATAGAGTTTGAGATAACCTCTAACCGCCCCGACTGCTTATCTGTTACAGGCCTTGCAAGAGAGACAGCCGCTACATTCGGCCTGCCGCTCAAGCTCAAAAAGCCTGAGTACAAGGGCATCGACGGCAAGACGAGCGACTATGTTGACATCAAGATAGAAAACACAAAGCTCTGCCCCAGATACATGGGCGGTATCGTTAAGAATGTAAAGATAGAGCCCTCACCACGCTGGTTAAGAGAAAGGCTCCGTGCCTGTGGTGTAAGGCCTATCAACAACCTCGTTGATATAACAAACTTCGTAATGCTTGAATACGGCTCGCCTATGCACGCATTTGATATCCGCTATATCGAGGGCGGCAAGATACGCATAAGAAATGCGCAGGCTGGAGAAAAGATAACAACTCTTGACGGTGTTGAGAGAGAGCTTTCTCCCGAGATGCTCGTTATCGCTGACGAGAAGAAGCCTGTCGCTGTAGCAGGTGTTATGGGCGGCGAGTACAGCGGCATCATGGAAGACACAAACACTGTAGTTTTTGAGTCGGCTAACTTTGACGGCGCATCTGTAAGAACTACTGCAAAGAAGCTCGGCATGAGAACCGATGCTTCCGCACGCTACGAGAAGGGTCTTGACGCTGAGAACACCTACCACGCACTTATGAGAGCATTCGAGCTCGTTGAACAGCTCGGTGCCGGCGAGGTAGTAAGAGAATACACCGACGAGGATTATTCCGACAAGACACCCAAGAGCGTTGAATTCGACAGCGCATGGATAAACGGCTTCTTAGGCACGGATATCCCCGAGGAGGACATGATAAAGTATCTTGCGAGCTTAGAGCTCGAAGTCAGGGACGGCAGGGTATATGCGCCTTATTTCAGGATAGATATCGGCTGCAAGGCTGATATCGCAGAGGAAGTTGCAAGACTCTATGGCTACAACAGGATACCCTCTACTATTATAAGAGGTGTCGCACAGGCACAGCTTACCCCCAAGCAGGTGTTTGAGAGAAAGGTAAGACGCACTATGCTCGCCCTCGGCGCAAGTGAGTGCGAGACATTCTCCTTCATCTCGCCCAAGTATTTTGACAAGATAGCACTTCCGGCTGACAGCAGCCTAAGAAAGACTGTAGTTATCTCAAACCCCCTCGGCGAAGACACGAGCGTTATGAGAACATCTATAGTTCCTTCCATGTGCGAGGTGCTTGTGCGAAACATAAACTACCGCAACAAGGCAGCAACGCTTTTTGAGCTCGGCAACGAGTATATCCCCTGTGATGATGAGGTGCTGCCCAAGGAGCCTGTAAGACTTTGCATAGGTATGTACGACAGCGAAGACCCGATGAAGTTCTATGAGCTCAAGGGCATGATAACCGAGCTTCTCGACAAGGCAGGCCTTGAAGGATACGAGATAACACGCCCCGACGACAACTGCGTATTCGGCGAGAAGGCTTCCTTCCACCCGGGCAGAGTGGCTGTTATAAAGACAGCAGAAGGCAGGGAGATAGGCATATTCGGCGAGCTCTCTCCCGACGTTTCCGAGAACTACAAGGTAAAGGAGCGCCTTTACATCGCAAAGATATGCATACCCGAGCTTATGGAAGGCTGCGTGCCTGTCAAGACATACAAGCCGCTGCCCAAGTTCCCGGCAAGCGTGCGTGACCTTTCTGTAGTATGCGGCAAGGACACACCTGTAGCTGACATCGAGAAGGCTATCAGGAAGGCAGCAGGCTCTATACTTGAAAGCGTTACACTCTTTGACGTTTACACAGGCTCTCAGATAGACAATGGCAAGAAGAGCGTTTCCTACTCGGTAACTATGCGCTCGCACGACGGCACACTCACAGACGAGCAGACCGACAAGGCTATGGATAAGGTGTTCAAGGCTCTTGCTGAAAACGGCTGGGCACTGAGAGAATGA
- a CDS encoding IreB family regulatory phosphoprotein yields MHDRTMEFSLPHDKEYELKKTLTVIYEALKEKGYNPINQIVGYILSEDPTYITTYNNARSLVRHIDRDELLEALVRSYLDS; encoded by the coding sequence ATGCACGACAGAACAATGGAATTTTCATTGCCGCATGATAAGGAGTATGAGCTGAAAAAGACTCTTACAGTTATCTACGAGGCACTTAAAGAAAAGGGCTATAACCCTATAAATCAGATAGTAGGTTACATCCTTTCGGAAGACCCTACATACATAACCACCTACAACAACGCAAGAAGCCTTGTACGTCACATCGACCGTGACGAGCTGCTTGAAGCGCTGGTAAGGAGTTATTTAGACAGCTGA
- a CDS encoding polysaccharide deacetylase family protein, producing the protein MKKLLIAAACLCAAGAYAGKEQSDRVIDRAADGAKSIIAQVSELASSDTLSKEKHGYGQGVNVDDKNRPTGALDFNAQFGKYGALAINEQDKRIELTFDQGYENGFTEKILDTLKEKNVRATFFLVGDYAEKNPELVKRMIEDGHTIGSHTQTHPSMPDLTAEQISDEIGTLHDYIKKHYGYEMTELRPPMGEYSEFSLSETQKAGYTTKLWSFAYKDWLTDDQPDPAYAREKLISGAHEGAIYLLHSVSSTNAEVLGDVIDGIRGKGFEFFELEAR; encoded by the coding sequence ATGAAAAAGCTACTGATAGCAGCTGCCTGCCTTTGTGCGGCAGGGGCATATGCCGGCAAGGAGCAGAGCGACAGAGTGATAGACCGGGCAGCGGACGGTGCCAAGAGCATCATCGCACAGGTAAGCGAGCTGGCAAGCTCTGACACCTTGTCAAAGGAAAAGCACGGCTACGGCCAGGGCGTGAATGTCGATGACAAAAACCGTCCGACAGGCGCTCTTGATTTCAACGCACAGTTCGGCAAATACGGCGCACTTGCCATTAACGAGCAGGACAAGCGCATAGAGCTGACCTTTGACCAGGGGTATGAAAACGGCTTCACCGAGAAGATACTCGACACCCTGAAAGAGAAAAACGTCAGAGCGACATTCTTTCTTGTGGGCGACTACGCCGAAAAGAACCCCGAGCTTGTAAAGCGCATGATAGAGGACGGCCACACGATAGGCAGCCACACGCAGACACACCCCTCAATGCCAGACCTGACAGCAGAGCAGATAAGTGATGAGATAGGCACACTGCACGACTATATCAAAAAGCACTACGGCTACGAGATGACGGAGCTGCGGCCGCCTATGGGCGAGTATTCAGAGTTCAGTCTGAGTGAAACGCAGAAGGCCGGCTACACCACAAAGCTATGGAGCTTTGCCTACAAGGACTGGCTGACCGACGACCAGCCCGACCCTGCCTACGCCAGAGAAAAGCTCATTTCCGGCGCTCATGAGGGAGCAATATATCTTCTGCACTCAGTATCGAGCACCAACGCCGAGGTCTTAGGCGATGTCATCGACGGGATAAGGGGCAAAGGGTTTGAGTTTTTTGAACTTGAAGCAAGGTAA
- a CDS encoding DHHW family protein, producing the protein MMKKVLDLICVIMFFTLIVMFAFSTLFFSPEPVDMTKDTDEIDAQLFASFPLQGSWQTLRTSMLLAAGKTEIDGSFLVNGGVIRPSEQVSSKATDRLTGSINDFAARHEDIGVYTCIIPSPSGIYSADLPSVGVGFDQKHYISELYSSFDSSVATLDAYSPLYSSRENYIFMRTDTSLTSGGAFDVYSSCIRKMGFSPRPYSDYDSEHALTGYIGSLCNELNIRQRITPDNIELLIPKNGTVVTSATGYGSGSKEKHKSVYDRSALSTDKPLDVFLYGSRYKKLDIATINQDSPKLLIVKTEQTDPIIPFLISHYSFVTVIDADTASDVTLEDLVSAEQFDQVLFLFDIDSLENLRMDIFLEEQE; encoded by the coding sequence ATGATGAAAAAGGTGCTTGACCTTATCTGCGTGATAATGTTCTTTACTCTGATAGTCATGTTCGCATTCAGCACGCTGTTTTTCAGCCCTGAGCCTGTAGATATGACAAAGGACACCGACGAGATAGACGCACAGCTTTTTGCGAGCTTCCCCCTGCAGGGCAGCTGGCAGACGCTTCGCACATCAATGCTGCTTGCCGCCGGCAAGACCGAGATAGACGGCAGCTTTTTAGTAAACGGCGGTGTCATAAGACCCTCCGAGCAGGTAAGCAGCAAAGCGACAGACAGGCTGACCGGCAGCATAAATGACTTTGCCGCAAGGCATGAAGACATCGGCGTATACACCTGCATTATCCCCTCCCCTTCGGGCATATACTCGGCCGATCTGCCGTCAGTTGGCGTAGGCTTTGACCAGAAACACTACATATCCGAGCTTTACAGCTCGTTTGACAGCTCGGTGGCAACGCTCGATGCATACAGCCCGCTCTATTCATCAAGAGAGAACTACATCTTCATGCGCACCGACACGAGCTTGACCAGCGGAGGAGCGTTTGACGTATACTCCTCATGCATACGCAAAATGGGTTTCTCGCCAAGACCGTATTCCGACTACGACTCAGAGCACGCCCTGACAGGCTACATCGGCTCGCTATGCAATGAGCTGAACATCAGGCAGCGAATAACCCCTGACAACATCGAGCTGCTAATCCCCAAAAACGGCACAGTCGTCACCTCCGCCACAGGCTACGGCAGCGGCAGCAAGGAAAAGCACAAGTCTGTCTACGACCGCAGCGCTCTAAGCACAGACAAGCCGCTTGATGTGTTCCTCTACGGCAGCAGATACAAAAAGCTCGACATAGCCACCATAAATCAGGACAGCCCGAAGCTGCTGATAGTCAAGACCGAGCAGACCGACCCGATAATACCGTTTCTTATTTCCCACTACTCATTCGTCACGGTGATAGATGCAGACACCGCATCTGACGTAACACTTGAAGACCTCGTATCGGCAGAGCAGTTTGACCAGGTGCTATTCCTGTTTGATATCGACAGTCTTGAAAACTTAAGAATGGACATCTTTTTAGAGGAGCAGGAATAA
- a CDS encoding MBOAT family O-acyltransferase — protein MTMSSITFLYFFLPLFVGVYALTPKKHRAKTLILGEGVFVGWHSLWALIPLGLSSLCAYILGMLIDNRRSDKPRQKKVLAVMICIELSFLVICVLASSGAVKSELAAKAFPPLGVFVYTLSSLSYCFDIFKGEIRCDHRFSLVTAYVGFFPCLTAGPLMRYGKVLPQFEAPEITLDKLSRGISLYLKGLAEKCVLSATVYGMWEQLTKLDIGGVSATTAWLGLITGGMFVYFEFASISHMARGIALMLGIELPVNFDHPFKSGTVTELVKRFNVSVTAWFVDYIYRPINGDGKSRAFTALATIATGVTLSMWYGPGLSRLVFGVYAGILCIAELWWIKRPSKGFARVLTLIITMALMHLGVVFFISNDTSYALSYILAVFGRNGMLIDNLTLYFFENYAVILGICIFITTGLADLIYKKLDSYKVSFLPFLQPVWQLLLLVLCTAFLSGSAQSIPGLMN, from the coding sequence ATGACAATGTCATCAATAACATTTCTGTATTTCTTTCTGCCTCTTTTTGTGGGAGTTTATGCGCTCACCCCTAAAAAGCACCGTGCAAAGACGCTTATCTTAGGCGAGGGCGTGTTTGTCGGCTGGCACTCGCTCTGGGCGCTGATCCCTCTCGGGCTGTCATCGCTTTGTGCATACATTCTCGGTATGCTTATCGACAACCGCCGCAGCGACAAGCCACGGCAGAAAAAGGTGCTTGCCGTGATGATATGCATAGAGCTCAGTTTCCTTGTGATATGCGTGCTCGCATCGTCGGGGGCGGTCAAAAGTGAGCTCGCAGCAAAGGCGTTTCCGCCGCTCGGAGTGTTTGTATACACGCTCAGCTCGCTCTCCTACTGCTTTGACATCTTCAAGGGCGAGATAAGGTGCGACCACCGCTTCTCGCTGGTCACGGCGTATGTCGGGTTCTTCCCCTGCCTGACAGCAGGCCCTCTGATGCGCTACGGCAAGGTGCTGCCTCAGTTTGAAGCGCCTGAGATTACGCTTGACAAGCTAAGCCGTGGCATATCGCTCTACTTAAAAGGCCTTGCCGAGAAATGCGTACTTAGCGCAACAGTATACGGTATGTGGGAGCAGCTGACAAAGCTCGACATAGGCGGCGTTTCTGCTACTACTGCGTGGCTCGGGCTCATCACCGGCGGAATGTTCGTTTATTTTGAGTTTGCATCGATCTCGCACATGGCAAGGGGCATCGCCCTGATGCTCGGCATTGAGCTGCCGGTAAACTTCGACCACCCGTTTAAGTCTGGCACGGTGACTGAGCTTGTCAAGCGCTTTAACGTATCCGTCACGGCGTGGTTTGTTGACTACATCTACAGGCCTATAAACGGCGACGGCAAGAGCAGGGCTTTCACAGCACTTGCTACCATAGCCACAGGCGTTACCCTCTCTATGTGGTACGGGCCGGGGCTTTCAAGGCTGGTGTTCGGCGTTTATGCAGGCATTTTGTGCATAGCCGAGCTCTGGTGGATAAAAAGGCCGTCAAAGGGCTTTGCAAGGGTGCTGACACTCATTATCACTATGGCACTGATGCACTTAGGCGTTGTCTTTTTCATATCGAACGACACAAGCTACGCTCTGTCATATATCCTTGCTGTCTTCGGGCGAAACGGTATGCTGATAGACAACCTCACCCTCTATTTCTTTGAAAACTACGCAGTTATCCTTGGCATATGCATATTCATTACCACAGGCCTTGCAGACCTTATCTACAAAAAGCTCGACAGCTACAAGGTCAGCTTCCTGCCGTTCTTGCAGCCTGTGTGGCAGCTGTTGCTGCTTGTGTTATGCACGGCTTTCCTTTCCGGCTCGGCGCAGAGCATACCGGGTCTTATGAACTGA
- a CDS encoding DUF4093 domain-containing protein, with translation MEKLRIDKPIIVEGRYDKNKLSSFIDGVIIVTDGFSVYGDEELKAYIRKCAADTGIIILTDSDSAGFRIRGYIKGICPEGEIINVYIPDVFGKEKRKDAPSKEGKLGVEGISVKMLREAFERAGVFSNERKSAGLTNADLFDAGLTGRPDSKAKRQALYKKLSLPSRTTPNGLLDILNAGFTREEFDKLIKELD, from the coding sequence ATGGAAAAGCTCAGGATAGATAAGCCCATAATAGTTGAGGGCAGATACGACAAAAACAAGCTCAGCTCGTTTATCGACGGGGTGATAATAGTCACCGACGGTTTCTCGGTATACGGCGACGAGGAGCTTAAAGCATACATCAGAAAATGCGCTGCCGACACAGGAATAATAATCCTCACCGACTCGGACAGCGCAGGCTTCCGCATAAGGGGCTACATCAAGGGCATCTGCCCTGAGGGTGAGATAATAAACGTGTATATCCCCGATGTCTTCGGCAAGGAAAAGCGAAAGGACGCACCCTCGAAGGAAGGCAAGCTGGGCGTTGAGGGGATATCTGTTAAAATGCTCAGAGAGGCTTTTGAGCGTGCAGGCGTTTTCTCAAATGAGCGAAAGAGCGCAGGGCTCACAAATGCCGACCTCTTTGATGCAGGGCTTACAGGCAGGCCTGACTCTAAGGCAAAAAGGCAGGCGCTTTACAAAAAGCTCTCGCTCCCCTCAAGAACAACGCCCAACGGCCTGCTCGATATACTCAATGCAGGCTTTACAAGAGAAGAATTTGACAAGCTGATCAAAGAGCTTGACTGA